The following proteins are encoded in a genomic region of Methanobrevibacter sp.:
- a CDS encoding Ig-like domain-containing protein, producing the protein MNKKYLTFVIFVMLVSIAAVSAHDNQTLTSTSDDVNLNAVEVTDTLSQADDDKLETTYYYDEDTQQSTVDSRVITNNVVKYYGDKDTKFTVVVKDSNAKPVKGAEVSFTIYPSTSSYKTTNSKGIASFQIKDILGTRHTNVMVQLKGVKGEWQADNTIKVKSTIIAKDLVKFSTSKKKFQISFLDSKGKALKNKYVKLKIKGKTLKVKTNSKGIVKIKSTQFKVGKHKITVYNPASGEERNLSAVVLKKGTYNVNINVINSKDKTAKKKLKNGDWLSTYYDEKGLWGEKGVFLYISGYNGLGASKHTKVTKVKFLFKNSKTGKVIS; encoded by the coding sequence ATGAATAAAAAATACCTTACCTTTGTGATATTCGTCATGCTGGTTTCAATAGCTGCAGTATCTGCCCATGACAACCAAACACTAACCTCAACCAGTGATGATGTGAATTTAAACGCAGTTGAAGTAACCGACACCCTTTCACAGGCCGATGATGATAAACTTGAAACAACCTATTACTATGATGAGGACACACAGCAAAGCACAGTTGACAGCAGGGTCATAACCAACAATGTCGTGAAATACTATGGAGACAAGGACACCAAGTTCACAGTTGTAGTCAAAGACAGCAACGCAAAACCCGTAAAGGGTGCTGAAGTGTCATTTACAATATATCCCTCAACAAGTTCATATAAAACTACAAACTCAAAAGGAATTGCAAGCTTTCAAATCAAGGATATTTTGGGAACACGTCACACAAATGTGATGGTTCAGCTTAAGGGAGTCAAGGGTGAGTGGCAGGCGGATAATACCATAAAGGTTAAATCAACAATAATTGCCAAGGACCTGGTTAAGTTTTCAACATCAAAAAAGAAATTCCAGATTTCATTTTTGGATTCAAAGGGAAAAGCCCTCAAAAACAAGTACGTCAAACTTAAAATCAAGGGAAAAACACTTAAGGTCAAGACAAACTCAAAAGGAATAGTTAAAATAAAAAGCACACAGTTTAAAGTTGGAAAGCATAAGATTACCGTATACAATCCTGCAAGTGGGGAAGAACGCAATCTCTCAGCAGTTGTCTTGAAAAAAGGAACATATAATGTAAATATAAATGTGATCAATTCAAAAGACAAGACTGCAAAAAAGAAATTGAAAAACGGCGATTGGCTGAGCACATACTATGATGAAAAAGGACTGTGGGGTGAAAAAGGAGTATTTCTTTATATTTCAGGATATAACGGTCTCGGCGCGTCAAAACACACAAAAGTCACAAAAGTGAAATTCCTGTTTAAAAACTCAAAAACCGGAAAGGTAATTTC
- a CDS encoding SseB family protein, with product MEMIDNKKLEELLVFDQTNSLINPDKFLNLLKKSQMVLPADFTKDTYTGLETVNSDGEIEKVSFDINCLTTDDALKAVPLFTGMGVIEKHNLKTSVVLIHMRELAEMLEASDYSAIVVNPFTEQSIDIPIDMFLELFEDDFKSDLTMLDLIAQKSETLKMDTLFFIRSDDDFMKDQSADGVYVCEEIFNVNSRDKNDAEYLNILVMPESSRIMYIGGIFDDAPFDTVIAPGSEFELVKEIDSTTRQWRCIRQEFFE from the coding sequence ATGGAAATGATTGACAATAAAAAATTAGAGGAACTGCTCGTATTTGACCAGACAAATTCATTAATCAATCCAGACAAATTCCTAAATCTTTTAAAAAAATCCCAAATGGTACTTCCTGCAGATTTTACAAAAGACACCTACACTGGTCTTGAGACAGTAAACAGTGACGGTGAAATCGAAAAGGTAAGCTTTGATATAAACTGCCTTACAACAGATGACGCTCTTAAGGCCGTTCCGTTATTTACAGGCATGGGTGTAATCGAAAAGCATAATCTTAAGACTTCTGTCGTTTTGATACACATGAGGGAGCTTGCAGAAATGCTTGAGGCAAGCGATTATTCGGCGATAGTCGTAAATCCATTTACCGAACAGTCCATAGACATTCCTATTGATATGTTTTTGGAATTGTTTGAAGATGATTTTAAAAGCGATTTGACAATGCTTGATTTGATAGCGCAGAAATCAGAAACCCTCAAAATGGACACTCTCTTTTTTATAAGAAGTGATGATGACTTTATGAAAGACCAGTCAGCTGACGGGGTGTATGTATGTGAAGAGATATTCAACGTCAACTCAAGGGATAAAAACGATGCAGAATATCTTAACATCCTTGTTATGCCTGAATCATCAAGGATAATGTATATTGGAGGGATATTTGATGATGCGCCCTTCGATACTGTTATCGCACCTGGAAGTGAATTTGAACTTGTTAAAGAAATTGACAGTACAACACGTCAGTGGAGATGCATCCGCCAGGAATTTTTCGAATAA
- a CDS encoding nucleotidyltransferase domain-containing protein, producing the protein MTNRLKIAKDFARKIRSDKIKLMVLFGSVARGDDHEHSDIDILVVSDYRKDIWPKITNIIADTMLNEGELLSIHVMSENVFNETKDYSFLTNVLKEGIVLE; encoded by the coding sequence ATGACTAATAGATTGAAAATAGCCAAAGACTTTGCACGGAAAATACGGTCTGATAAAATCAAACTGATGGTACTGTTCGGATCAGTTGCAAGAGGAGATGACCATGAACACTCAGACATCGACATACTTGTTGTTTCAGATTACCGCAAAGACATATGGCCAAAAATTACAAACATTATTGCAGACACAATGTTAAACGAAGGAGAACTACTTTCAATACATGTAATGTCTGAAAATGTTTTCAATGAAACAAAGGATTATTCTTTTTTAACTAATGTGTTAAAAGAAGGAATTGTTCTTGAGTGA
- a CDS encoding sodium-dependent transporter — MSQQAQWDSSLAFIFAMIGAAVGLGNIWRFSYVLYSNGGGSFFIPYLIAIAIMGIPFLILEYGVGFSFKESFSKIMKSINPKFEIIAWILVLFVFIVTIYYMVILSWDLVYLGSSFTFSWGTDAAHYFVNTVGGSSNLSNASFLLIPTTIGVLLLWIVLWFISHRNVDKGIGKVSKILIPALFVIMGFIIVYALTLPGAEVGISTLLTPDWNKLLDVNIWLAAFAQIIFSLSMGQAIALTYASYLPENSKLIDNVLIVVASNSLFEICTAFGVFSILGYMSVTNGTPMVQLITEGTGLIFIVFPMIFNIMGPIGRIIAPLLFLAILFAGITSALGFFEPMLNSTGAKLGWSRKKTATVLSIIGCIFSLILTTGISSYLVGIIDSFVNEFGILLLIGVQCIVFAWFYGVEHFLPALNEHSTFNVGKTWSFVIKYLLPIVLIVMWAIGIVQLFSTAKQFEIMIDVIIIVAVLVVGFVLTKIKPANE, encoded by the coding sequence ATGTCACAACAAGCTCAATGGGATTCGTCATTGGCATTTATTTTTGCCATGATTGGAGCTGCTGTAGGATTGGGAAACATTTGGAGATTCAGTTATGTACTTTATTCCAATGGTGGAGGTTCATTTTTCATTCCTTATCTTATCGCAATTGCTATAATGGGAATTCCATTTTTAATATTGGAATATGGTGTGGGATTCTCGTTTAAGGAATCCTTTTCGAAGATTATGAAATCTATCAATCCAAAATTTGAGATTATCGCTTGGATTTTGGTGTTATTTGTATTTATAGTTACTATTTATTATATGGTTATTCTTAGTTGGGATCTGGTGTATTTGGGTTCCAGTTTCACATTTAGCTGGGGAACTGATGCTGCACATTACTTTGTCAATACTGTAGGTGGCAGTTCTAACCTGTCAAATGCCAGTTTCCTGCTTATCCCGACAACCATCGGCGTTCTGCTGTTATGGATTGTTTTATGGTTCATTTCTCATAGAAATGTGGATAAGGGTATTGGTAAGGTATCAAAAATTCTTATTCCCGCTTTATTTGTTATAATGGGATTCATCATTGTTTATGCATTGACCTTGCCTGGTGCAGAGGTTGGTATTTCAACACTGCTTACTCCTGACTGGAATAAGCTTCTGGATGTCAATATATGGCTTGCTGCATTTGCACAAATCATCTTCTCCTTAAGTATGGGTCAGGCTATTGCACTTACATATGCAAGTTATCTGCCTGAAAACTCCAAACTGATTGATAATGTGCTGATTGTAGTTGCATCAAATTCATTATTCGAGATTTGTACTGCATTCGGAGTATTTTCAATTTTAGGTTATATGTCTGTAACCAATGGTACTCCTATGGTTCAGCTGATTACAGAAGGGACAGGTTTGATTTTTATCGTTTTCCCGATGATTTTCAATATCATGGGTCCTATTGGAAGAATCATTGCTCCTCTGCTGTTTTTAGCAATTCTATTTGCAGGTATCACTTCCGCTTTAGGATTCTTCGAGCCGATGCTCAACTCAACAGGCGCCAAACTCGGATGGTCCCGTAAGAAAACAGCTACTGTTTTAAGCATAATCGGCTGTATTTTTTCACTTATCCTAACAACAGGAATCAGCAGTTACCTTGTGGGAATTATCGATTCATTTGTTAATGAATTCGGAATATTGCTTTTGATTGGTGTTCAGTGCATTGTATTCGCCTGGTTTTATGGGGTGGAACACTTTTTACCTGCACTTAATGAGCACTCCACATTTAATGTGGGTAAAACCTGGTCCTTTGTAATCAAATACCTGCTTCCGATTGTTTTGATAGTGATGTGGGCGATTGGTATTGTTCAGCTGTTCTCAACAGCTAAGCAGTTTGAGATAATGATTGATGTAATTATTATTGTTGCAGTTTTGGTTGTTGGATTTGTATTGACTAAAATTAAACCGGCAAATGAATGA
- a CDS encoding putative glycoside hydrolase: MKNKLLMLSIFIVAILAVSAVSANENATDVVSESVGEDMELQEDVSAGIDDEISQKNDAVEPVKENATVEVNKTTSTITSSKVTGYNSFETTVTFKLTSDNKPLASKKVSILLNGVTYSRTTDANGEGSLSVNLKTGSYTAKFYYAGDNQTSDATATSTVTVKDPTKTKLSLGDKYINYRQGSKCLFYVKLLTKDGKAIKNQWVTFKVAGKTYTAKTNNNGIAKIYLNLKKGTYTVKYSFKKSAPYLASSGSAKIKVKAKMGKGNGYWLWSAHMKKVNLKSLSKRGTKQIFLHVQSIALHGKSAVVSFIKKAHKYGMKVHLWMQICYSGGKWVRPINKDNTIKYGFLNKKIKEAKKYAKIKGVDGIHFDYVRFGGTAHLYKDPNRAVNYFIKKASTQIHKIKPNCIVSAALMPEPSMMTYYYGQDVSTMSKYVDVLLPMVYKGNYHQTTKWVKSVTKTFVGQSNGAQVWTGLQSYHSDNNAKKLTQKSLLKDAKASKEGGAKGVILFRIGISCNFNFKKV, encoded by the coding sequence ATGAAAAATAAACTTTTAATGCTGTCAATTTTCATTGTGGCAATTCTTGCAGTTTCGGCGGTTTCGGCCAATGAGAATGCAACGGATGTCGTCAGTGAGAGTGTCGGCGAGGATATGGAACTTCAGGAAGACGTTTCAGCTGGAATTGATGATGAAATCAGTCAAAAAAACGATGCAGTTGAACCTGTAAAGGAAAATGCAACTGTAGAGGTAAATAAGACCACCTCTACAATTACTTCTTCTAAAGTAACAGGCTACAATTCATTCGAAACAACAGTAACTTTCAAATTAACTTCAGACAATAAGCCTCTAGCATCTAAAAAGGTATCAATACTCCTCAATGGAGTGACATATTCCAGAACCACCGATGCAAATGGTGAGGGAAGTCTGTCTGTAAATCTCAAAACCGGCTCATACACTGCCAAGTTTTACTATGCAGGTGACAATCAAACAAGCGATGCAACAGCAACCTCCACTGTAACTGTAAAAGATCCAACAAAAACCAAACTTAGCCTGGGAGATAAGTATATCAATTATCGTCAGGGCTCAAAATGTCTCTTTTATGTTAAACTGCTTACAAAGGACGGCAAGGCAATTAAAAACCAGTGGGTCACATTCAAGGTTGCAGGTAAAACCTATACTGCAAAAACCAACAATAACGGTATTGCCAAAATATACCTTAACCTTAAGAAAGGAACATACACTGTCAAGTATTCCTTTAAAAAATCCGCTCCGTACCTTGCATCAAGCGGTTCAGCTAAAATCAAGGTAAAGGCCAAAATGGGAAAAGGTAACGGTTACTGGCTGTGGTCAGCTCACATGAAAAAGGTAAATCTTAAAAGCCTTTCCAAACGTGGTACAAAACAGATTTTCCTTCATGTCCAATCAATTGCGCTTCACGGTAAGTCTGCCGTTGTGTCATTTATCAAAAAGGCACATAAATATGGTATGAAAGTTCATTTGTGGATGCAGATATGCTACAGTGGAGGAAAATGGGTCAGACCAATAAATAAAGATAATACAATTAAATACGGATTTTTAAACAAGAAAATCAAGGAAGCTAAAAAATATGCTAAAATCAAAGGCGTTGATGGAATTCACTTTGATTATGTAAGGTTTGGAGGAACAGCACACCTTTATAAGGATCCGAACCGTGCGGTAAATTACTTTATCAAAAAGGCTTCCACACAAATCCATAAAATAAAACCGAATTGCATTGTTTCAGCGGCTTTAATGCCCGAACCAAGCATGATGACTTATTATTATGGTCAGGATGTCTCTACAATGAGCAAATATGTTGATGTGTTGCTTCCTATGGTTTATAAGGGCAATTACCATCAGACAACCAAATGGGTTAAATCCGTAACCAAAACTTTTGTCGGCCAGTCAAACGGAGCTCAGGTCTGGACAGGTCTGCAGTCATATCATTCTGATAACAATGCCAAAAAACTGACTCAGAAATCTCTTCTAAAAGATGCAAAAGCATCTAAGGAAGGTGGAGCAAAAGGAGTAATATTGTTCAGAATAGGTATAAGTTGCAATTTCAATTTCAAAAAGGTTTAA
- a CDS encoding Ig-like domain repeat protein: MIGAVSAANETDIVNAQDMDSQETVLEESSQETIAENSTVQTTIKSEDTNIVKGEDFSVKLTDSNGSAISDKPVKFTLNSVESNATTDSNGVAKLKITLNPGTYTVRYSFSADGYESSHNQTSIFVITTSTSKIKASSYTAYVGVKNTYTVTLTAGDTPLSGRIITFKINGKTVSKKTDSNGKASIDISEAKGSYKLSYSYAGEKNIKSTSGTVKITVKKGMPTKIAKANSIIYRNKKAAYFKIKLTDARGNILKSKKVTFKLNGKKYIRKTNSKGIATIKIKLKTGTYKIKVSFAKKSPYNKASKTFKIKVKPKQARNNGIWLLSLDMQGVNFKTLQKYGTKHIFLNAKAIERFGKTYVETWIKDAKAHGIKVHLWMQVFYTTAGGWKNPIKKGKLNYNLLNSKVKEAKTLAKVKGVAGVHFDYVRYPGNAFQYKNSIKAVNYFVKKASTAVHKVNKKLIVSAAVMPEPSSMKKYYAQDIPTMSKYVDVIVPMVYKGNYHAGTKWIKSVTKAFAKQSKKAKIWTGLQTYKSDSKLNKLSAKELMGDADAAALGGAYGVMLFRYGLINYINFNNV; encoded by the coding sequence ATGATAGGTGCTGTAAGTGCAGCCAATGAAACTGATATTGTTAATGCACAGGATATGGACTCACAGGAAACTGTTTTGGAGGAGTCCAGTCAGGAAACAATCGCTGAAAATTCAACAGTTCAAACAACAATAAAAAGTGAAGACACAAATATTGTCAAGGGAGAAGACTTTTCAGTGAAATTAACCGACAGCAACGGTTCAGCAATTTCAGATAAACCTGTTAAATTCACACTGAACAGTGTTGAATCAAATGCAACAACTGACAGCAACGGAGTTGCAAAACTCAAAATTACATTAAATCCGGGAACATATACTGTCAGGTACTCATTTTCCGCTGATGGATATGAAAGTTCACACAACCAGACTAGTATCTTTGTAATAACCACTTCAACTTCCAAAATCAAGGCATCATCATATACGGCCTATGTGGGGGTTAAAAATACATATACAGTAACTTTAACTGCTGGAGACACACCACTTTCCGGAAGGATAATCACATTTAAGATTAACGGAAAAACCGTTAGCAAAAAGACAGATTCCAATGGAAAAGCAAGCATAGATATAAGTGAGGCAAAAGGAAGCTATAAGCTGTCATACTCCTATGCCGGTGAAAAGAATATTAAATCCACATCCGGCACTGTCAAGATAACAGTCAAAAAGGGAATGCCTACCAAGATTGCAAAGGCCAATTCAATAATATACAGAAATAAAAAAGCGGCTTACTTTAAAATAAAACTCACAGATGCACGAGGAAACATTTTAAAATCAAAAAAAGTCACTTTCAAGTTAAACGGTAAAAAGTACATCAGAAAAACCAACAGCAAGGGTATTGCTACAATCAAAATCAAGCTGAAGACCGGAACATATAAAATCAAGGTGAGCTTTGCCAAGAAATCTCCATACAACAAGGCTTCAAAAACATTCAAGATAAAAGTCAAACCAAAACAGGCCCGTAACAACGGAATTTGGCTTTTGTCATTGGACATGCAGGGAGTAAACTTCAAGACTCTCCAAAAATATGGAACAAAGCACATATTCTTGAATGCAAAAGCAATTGAAAGATTCGGCAAGACTTATGTTGAAACATGGATAAAGGATGCAAAAGCACATGGCATAAAGGTCCATCTGTGGATGCAGGTATTCTACACCACAGCAGGAGGATGGAAAAATCCGATTAAAAAGGGCAAACTCAATTACAATCTTTTGAATTCAAAAGTCAAAGAGGCAAAAACTCTTGCTAAGGTAAAAGGTGTTGCTGGGGTTCATTTTGATTATGTAAGGTATCCTGGAAATGCTTTCCAATACAAGAATTCCATCAAGGCTGTAAATTACTTTGTTAAAAAGGCTTCAACTGCAGTTCACAAAGTTAACAAGAAGCTGATAGTGTCTGCAGCGGTAATGCCTGAACCGTCAAGCATGAAAAAGTATTATGCTCAGGACATTCCGACAATGAGCAAGTATGTTGATGTAATTGTCCCGATGGTTTATAAAGGAAACTATCATGCAGGTACAAAATGGATCAAATCCGTAACCAAGGCATTTGCAAAGCAATCCAAGAAAGCTAAAATCTGGACAGGTCTTCAAACATACAAGTCAGATTCAAAATTGAATAAGCTATCTGCCAAGGAATTGATGGGGGATGCTGATGCAGCGGCTCTGGGCGGAGCATATGGAGTAATGCTTTTCAGATACGGACTGATAAACTATATTAACTTTAATAATGTGTAA
- a CDS encoding CapA family protein, which yields MKLKNILLVVLVILLIVAVLATLFNPTESVVNLEPKENASIAVTGDVMFARKMPNVLSMDSSPFEGVSDVTSNADLLLINFENAATTSGDALKGDVPLKCDPSYVPLAKANDLTVAALANNHALDYGILGMNDTIENLKDADITPMGAGNSEDEAHQCVVKELNGRKITILNYMDSENFAEYSQDVMPYANGSSPGYSAYDSDDAQMQIKENNDSDLIIAYMHFGNEYSNSPNENQVKIAHELIDYGADVVLGAHPHVTQGIEMYNGKPIFYSLGNFIFDQSNTATHTAYFVKIDLVNDTGVCTVYPIYISNYLPQYMSSDDGTSLLENLSPQCDEMEITYNGTGRLMFNLTG from the coding sequence ATGAAGCTTAAAAACATATTGCTAGTTGTTTTAGTGATATTGCTCATTGTGGCTGTTTTGGCAACGCTATTTAACCCAACAGAATCTGTTGTCAATCTTGAACCAAAAGAAAATGCTTCAATTGCAGTTACGGGAGATGTGATGTTTGCCCGTAAGATGCCTAATGTATTGAGCATGGATTCCTCTCCATTTGAAGGTGTAAGCGATGTCACATCAAATGCTGATTTATTGCTGATTAACTTTGAAAATGCGGCCACCACTTCAGGTGATGCGCTTAAAGGTGATGTTCCTCTTAAGTGTGATCCAAGCTATGTGCCGCTTGCAAAAGCAAATGACCTGACCGTTGCTGCACTTGCAAATAATCATGCCCTTGACTATGGAATTTTGGGGATGAATGACACAATTGAAAACCTAAAGGATGCCGACATCACTCCAATGGGTGCTGGAAACAGTGAGGATGAAGCTCACCAGTGTGTCGTAAAAGAGCTCAACGGTCGAAAAATCACCATCCTCAATTATATGGATTCTGAAAACTTCGCCGAATACTCTCAGGACGTGATGCCTTATGCTAATGGTTCTTCACCTGGATATTCAGCATATGATTCAGATGACGCTCAAATGCAGATTAAAGAAAATAATGATTCAGACCTGATTATTGCATATATGCACTTTGGAAATGAGTATTCAAATTCTCCGAATGAAAACCAGGTTAAGATAGCTCATGAATTAATAGATTATGGTGCAGATGTGGTTTTAGGGGCTCATCCGCATGTGACACAGGGAATAGAAATGTATAACGGAAAACCGATTTTCTATTCATTGGGCAATTTCATATTTGACCAGTCAAATACTGCAACACATACTGCATACTTTGTAAAGATTGATTTGGTTAACGATACTGGTGTGTGTACAGTATATCCGATTTACATTTCAAATTACTTGCCTCAGTATATGAGTTCGGATGATGGAACTTCACTTTTAGAAAATCTCTCTCCTCAATGCGATGAGATGGAGATTACTTACAATGGAACTGGCAGGTTGATGTTTAATTTGACCGGTTAG